From the Sebastes fasciatus isolate fSebFas1 chromosome 3, fSebFas1.pri, whole genome shotgun sequence genome, one window contains:
- the LOC141765150 gene encoding snaclec rhodocetin subunit delta-like — MKVLLILSVILCGALTIRAATVVPAEAAAVQQENKPAPKSGMDADTAVAAGGAAALPEARFDFCLDGWHSFRGKCYYLSNHVDTWSNAESYCGSYGGSLASVHNIWEYNFLQRLVKTGAHTLAWIGGYYFEGAWRWEDSSLFDYHNWDSASSTDHYQCLQLNSQESLGWSNHGCTMRFPFVCQVKPNC, encoded by the exons ATGAAGGTTTTACTGATCCTCTCTGTTATCCTCTGTGGTGCTCTGACCATCAGGGCTGCAACAG TTGTTCCagctgaggctgctgcagtacaaCAGGAAAACAAACCCGCACCAAAATCAG GGATGGATGCTGacactgctgttgctgctggcgGGGCAGCTGCTCTACCTGAAG CTCGTTTTGATTTCTGCCTGGATGGTTGGCATAGTTTCCGTGGTAAATGCTACTATTTAAGCAACCATGTTGACACCTGGAGCAACGCAGAG AGCTATTGTGGTAGCTATGGTGGCAGTCTGGCCTCAGTCCACAACATCTGGGAGTACAACTTCCTCCAGCGTTTGGTCAAGACTGGGGCTCACACTTTAGCCTGGATCGGAGGTTACTACTTCGAG GGCGCTTGGAGATGGGAAGATAGCTCATTGTTTGACTATCACAACTGGGATTCAGCGAGCTCCACTGACCATTACCAGTGCCTACAGCTCAACTCTCAAg AGTCCCTGGGCTGGTCCAATCACGGCTGCACCATGCGCTTCCCATTCGTCTGTCAGGTGAAGCCAAACTGCTAG